A genome region from Mycobacterium florentinum includes the following:
- a CDS encoding spirocyclase AveC family protein, with protein sequence MTTLDRASSVDRQVAQRNTATLWVIHGGLWFALICYCWTAWVVSGDFKTNTLGRGQEPGWYVGLMRGWEVFALVVTVAIVWVFMIRPKLRDGRLSFDGLFVLGCGLMFFQEPWINWTSYQFLYSTTSINFGSWLDHIPGWSSPNAALIPVSMWAGTAYFWLVAIPAMAGSRLMGWLTRRKPGISKLRLILLTYLAFCVFDLVLESFITRTNLFSYASVIPQLSLFAGTDHQFPLYETVSWAGTYVFLSSVHFFRDDHGRSLPERGIDTFRFGGSRLKTFFRFLAIVGMCQLSILLTYNIPYQLYALHSEMSSVYLKQPWRLGGVCGPNTSFDCPGPGVPIPRRDSTTNRVDLSPSITGPRR encoded by the coding sequence GTGACGACCCTGGACCGCGCTTCGTCGGTCGATCGCCAAGTCGCCCAACGCAATACGGCGACACTGTGGGTCATCCACGGGGGTCTGTGGTTTGCCCTTATCTGCTATTGCTGGACCGCTTGGGTCGTGAGCGGCGACTTCAAGACGAACACCCTCGGCCGCGGTCAGGAGCCCGGCTGGTATGTGGGCTTGATGCGCGGCTGGGAAGTCTTCGCGCTCGTCGTCACCGTTGCCATCGTGTGGGTCTTCATGATCCGGCCCAAACTCCGCGACGGCCGCTTGTCGTTTGACGGATTGTTCGTCCTCGGATGCGGTTTGATGTTCTTCCAAGAACCGTGGATCAACTGGACGAGTTACCAATTCCTTTACAGCACAACCTCAATCAACTTCGGCAGTTGGCTGGACCACATCCCCGGGTGGAGCTCGCCGAACGCCGCGCTGATACCCGTCTCGATGTGGGCGGGCACCGCATATTTCTGGCTGGTCGCGATCCCCGCGATGGCCGGCTCACGACTCATGGGCTGGTTGACCCGGCGCAAACCCGGCATCAGCAAGCTGCGCCTGATTTTGCTGACATACCTGGCGTTCTGCGTCTTCGATCTGGTGCTGGAAAGCTTCATCACCAGAACCAATCTGTTCAGCTACGCAAGTGTGATCCCGCAGCTGAGCCTTTTCGCCGGAACCGATCACCAGTTCCCGCTGTACGAAACCGTAAGCTGGGCCGGCACCTATGTGTTCTTGTCCAGCGTTCACTTCTTCCGTGACGACCACGGCCGGTCGCTGCCCGAACGGGGAATCGACACCTTCAGATTCGGTGGTAGCCGGCTGAAGACCTTCTTTCGCTTTCTTGCGATCGTCGGCATGTGTCAGTTGTCAATCCTGTTGACCTACAACATCCCTTACCAGCTTTATGCCTTGCATTCGGAGATGTCGAGTGTGTATCTGAAGCAGCCGTGGCGGCTGGGCGGCGTGTGCGGCCCGAACACCAGCTTCGATTGCCCGGGTCCGGGCGTTCCCATCCCTCGCCGCGACAGCACGACCAACCGGGTGGATCTGAGCCCCTCGATCACCGGGCCGAGGAGATGA
- a CDS encoding TetR/AcrR family transcriptional regulator, with protein sequence MTALRERKKAALRATIVRSAVELFTQHGYDSVGMEEIAHASMCSRSTLNRYFGTKEDVLFPAVSEVVEGLRLALDSAPRKGDRWTVARVAVTAQLEQFFENFEPDLRVTIMRLWFTEPVPRRRYLEIAHEWEEILKGFFAIGLPDTPNTHLRTQVLASAMASALRAVLHAAIESGDDVANLADTAFGMLEAGLPGSQPTRRR encoded by the coding sequence ATGACCGCGTTACGGGAGCGAAAGAAAGCAGCGCTGCGCGCCACAATTGTGCGCTCCGCGGTGGAACTGTTCACCCAGCACGGCTACGACTCGGTCGGCATGGAGGAAATCGCCCACGCGTCGATGTGTTCACGCAGCACGCTGAACCGGTATTTCGGCACCAAAGAGGACGTGCTGTTCCCCGCCGTCTCCGAAGTCGTCGAAGGATTACGCCTTGCACTGGACAGTGCGCCGCGTAAGGGTGATCGCTGGACGGTCGCGCGCGTGGCGGTCACCGCGCAATTGGAGCAGTTCTTCGAGAATTTCGAGCCGGACCTGCGCGTGACGATCATGCGGCTGTGGTTCACCGAACCCGTGCCGCGCCGGCGCTACCTCGAAATCGCCCACGAATGGGAAGAGATCCTCAAAGGCTTTTTCGCCATCGGCCTGCCCGACACCCCCAATACTCACCTGCGCACTCAAGTGCTCGCGTCGGCGATGGCGTCGGCGCTGCGCGCGGTGCTGCATGCGGCGATCGAAAGCGGCGACGACGTGGCCAATCTGGCCGACACGGCGTTCGGCATGCTCGAGGCCGGCTTGCCCGGCTCCCAACCGACCCGCCGCAGGTAA
- a CDS encoding protoporphyrinogen/coproporphyrinogen oxidase produces the protein MTPVVVVGAGLSGLVAAYRLQEGGAKVIVLESASRPGGRVQTESHGDYIVDTGPDALTAGYASYLKLVEDLGLADRLVDTSAVIGLVRGGRVIDIDPGKPLRLPFTPALSLPGKLRLLAGLVRLRKAIGDVDSYDMGRSAALDDPDVSAHDFALRHFGREVAEYLIDPMMRLTTGSGAHEASSVNVLGALGAWSGGLHSLRGGLATVTNELASRLDVRYGATVNRVDETESGVAVSYTDSSGTHDVNAGSCVIGAMYHRAVEMWPTLSTASPAFGDKLRNVKLISVSLGYRVPTKSRAYTILVPTVENREALLIFLQHNKSPDRAPRGHSLVTIYTDTAVTDRFLDYTDAQLETWAAGIVEGLCPELAGNRDLSVVTRWPYAGYLADPGFWRRNSALRDSLPTDGPVQMAGDLFGAGSMESAARWGENAARHILEGR, from the coding sequence ATGACCCCGGTCGTTGTGGTCGGAGCGGGCCTGTCCGGACTCGTGGCTGCGTACCGCTTGCAGGAAGGCGGGGCGAAGGTCATCGTCCTGGAATCGGCGAGCCGACCGGGTGGTCGCGTGCAAACCGAGTCACATGGGGACTACATCGTCGACACGGGTCCGGACGCGCTGACCGCCGGATACGCAAGCTATCTGAAGCTGGTCGAGGACCTCGGGCTCGCGGATCGGTTGGTGGATACCAGCGCGGTCATCGGCCTGGTCCGGGGCGGGCGGGTGATCGATATCGACCCCGGCAAGCCGCTGCGCCTACCCTTCACGCCCGCTTTGTCGTTGCCGGGCAAGCTGCGTCTTTTGGCCGGACTCGTTCGATTGCGCAAGGCGATCGGCGATGTCGACTCCTACGATATGGGCCGGTCGGCGGCGCTGGACGATCCCGACGTGTCCGCGCACGACTTCGCGCTGCGTCATTTCGGCCGTGAGGTGGCCGAATATCTGATTGACCCGATGATGCGCCTGACGACCGGATCCGGCGCCCACGAGGCCTCCAGCGTGAATGTGCTAGGCGCATTGGGGGCTTGGTCCGGGGGCCTGCACAGTCTGCGCGGTGGTTTGGCGACGGTGACCAACGAGCTCGCGTCGCGGCTCGACGTGCGATACGGCGCAACCGTCAACCGCGTCGACGAGACCGAATCCGGCGTTGCGGTGTCGTATACCGACAGCAGCGGGACTCACGACGTCAATGCGGGAAGCTGTGTCATCGGCGCTATGTATCACCGCGCGGTCGAGATGTGGCCGACATTGTCGACGGCATCGCCGGCCTTCGGCGACAAGTTACGCAACGTCAAGTTGATCAGTGTCTCGCTCGGCTATCGGGTTCCGACCAAGAGCAGGGCCTACACCATCCTGGTGCCCACCGTCGAGAATCGCGAAGCCCTGCTGATCTTCTTGCAGCACAACAAATCCCCCGACCGCGCGCCTCGCGGGCACAGCCTGGTAACCATTTACACCGACACGGCTGTCACCGACAGGTTCCTCGACTACACCGACGCGCAACTGGAGACATGGGCCGCCGGCATTGTCGAAGGGCTCTGCCCCGAACTAGCCGGGAACCGCGACCTGTCGGTGGTAACGCGTTGGCCGTACGCGGGATACCTCGCCGATCCCGGCTTCTGGCGTCGCAACAGCGCACTGCGTGACTCGCTGCCCACCGACGGCCCGGTGCAGATGGCCGGCGATCTGTTCGGCGCGGGTTCCATGGAATCGGCTGCGCGTTGGGGCGAGAACGCCGCGCGACACATACTCGAGGGCCGCTGA
- a CDS encoding PEP-utilizing enzyme produces the protein MSVRPAENAPGRTGESDWPDPLHEQSGPATFWSTVNLAEAIPGVPTPMSWSIFSIGNEVSVPYAYHRLGVLPRRLTGRADSVDDRFAAIFYGRAAMNVTHLRQIADLTPGTSGDAMEEQLLGSVRDGVPSENSWRRLPFVLARFPVEAARLPLRLQRLHRDQHRWWSAETRRSNPTPSRRLLAQSVDRFDAAMRIHMIAVAVTQALFEQITRLARAAGDPGLVTQLAAGYGGYEEARMVAELWNVSRGALSVDAFVARYGFHGPEEGEVSATSWREDPSLVTSIADRYTRHGVEDRATEQADRRERRVLAEQSLLANLPGHQQIKARAVLRLAQRYLPLREVGKAAFLMGIDVARFAARRHGAELVADGVFAQPDDVFSFTVSEVARGLDGARGDVGDVARRRQAKRAEYQTLTLPDRWEGMPQPHIDTADRIELRAGDTVTGVSITGGVVDGSARVATSLEVAEELEPGEILVCEVTDPSWCTLFPLVAGMVVDIGGPLSHAAIVAREMGIPCVVNTGEAVARLKTGMRIRLDATNGVVVVLDTCSESVAHH, from the coding sequence ATGTCCGTTCGTCCAGCAGAGAATGCACCCGGCCGCACCGGCGAGTCGGACTGGCCCGATCCGCTCCACGAGCAGAGCGGTCCGGCAACGTTTTGGAGCACGGTCAATCTGGCCGAAGCGATACCGGGTGTGCCGACACCGATGTCGTGGTCGATCTTCTCGATCGGCAATGAGGTATCGGTACCGTATGCCTACCATCGGCTCGGAGTGCTGCCTCGGCGCTTGACGGGGCGAGCCGACAGCGTCGACGACCGATTCGCCGCGATCTTCTATGGCCGTGCCGCCATGAATGTCACACACTTGCGCCAGATCGCCGATCTCACGCCGGGAACATCCGGGGACGCAATGGAAGAGCAGCTCCTTGGGTCCGTGCGCGACGGGGTGCCGAGCGAAAACTCGTGGCGCCGCTTGCCGTTCGTGCTCGCCCGGTTTCCGGTGGAGGCCGCGCGGTTGCCACTGCGACTGCAGCGGCTGCACCGCGATCAGCATCGATGGTGGAGTGCCGAGACTCGGCGGTCGAATCCGACTCCGAGCCGACGGTTGTTGGCGCAATCGGTCGACCGGTTCGACGCCGCGATGCGCATTCACATGATCGCGGTGGCGGTGACGCAGGCGCTCTTCGAACAAATCACGCGTCTTGCCCGTGCGGCGGGCGATCCGGGCCTGGTCACCCAGTTGGCGGCGGGCTATGGCGGCTATGAAGAGGCGCGGATGGTCGCCGAGCTCTGGAATGTGTCTCGTGGCGCCCTCTCGGTCGATGCCTTTGTGGCCCGCTATGGATTCCACGGCCCAGAGGAAGGCGAAGTATCGGCGACCTCGTGGCGGGAGGACCCCAGTCTGGTGACCTCGATCGCCGATCGGTACACCCGCCACGGCGTCGAGGATCGGGCCACCGAGCAGGCCGATCGTCGCGAAAGACGAGTCTTGGCCGAGCAATCGCTGTTGGCGAATCTGCCTGGGCATCAGCAGATCAAGGCGCGGGCCGTGCTGCGTCTCGCGCAGCGGTATCTGCCGCTGCGCGAAGTGGGAAAGGCGGCATTCTTGATGGGGATTGACGTCGCGCGGTTCGCCGCCCGCCGCCATGGTGCCGAACTGGTCGCCGACGGCGTGTTCGCGCAGCCCGATGATGTGTTCTCTTTTACCGTGTCCGAGGTCGCGCGCGGACTCGACGGTGCGCGCGGCGATGTGGGCGATGTCGCCCGGCGCAGGCAGGCCAAACGGGCCGAGTACCAAACGCTTACCCTCCCGGACCGGTGGGAGGGCATGCCGCAGCCGCACATAGACACCGCCGATCGAATCGAGCTGCGGGCAGGAGACACCGTCACCGGGGTGTCGATCACGGGAGGCGTCGTCGATGGCTCGGCGCGAGTAGCAACCAGCCTGGAGGTGGCCGAGGAACTCGAACCGGGGGAGATCCTGGTATGCGAGGTGACCGACCCGAGCTGGTGCACGCTGTTCCCGCTGGTGGCGGGAATGGTCGTGGACATCGGCGGTCCACTGAGTCACGCGGCGATCGTCGCCCGCGAGATGGGAATTCCCTGTGTGGTGAACACCGGGGAAGCGGTCGCCCGGCTCAAGACGGGGATGCGCATCCGCCTGGACGCCACCAATGGTGTTGTCGTGGTTCTCGACACCTGCAGCGAATCGGTCGCACACCACTGA
- a CDS encoding TetR/AcrR family transcriptional regulator yields the protein MEPSNGLSRTARRQAQTRADLIQAAREIIAESGVEALRVSDVTTRADVAFGTFYNQFKTKDDIVEAVVAETIVGLAQSVEESPEFDDPADALVASTRAIVRTAYDDPPLASLLVKLEQAESRFERIIRPQAGALLERGVAQGCFVIDDLETTLTMSIAAAFEVIRGILDGRLGERADLVCAEMLLRMAGVTPKRAARYVLAAERIS from the coding sequence GTGGAACCATCGAATGGCCTATCCCGCACGGCACGACGGCAGGCGCAGACGCGAGCGGATCTGATTCAGGCTGCGCGGGAGATCATCGCGGAAAGCGGAGTCGAGGCGCTGCGGGTAAGCGACGTCACCACGCGTGCCGATGTTGCCTTCGGCACCTTCTACAACCAGTTCAAAACCAAGGACGACATCGTCGAAGCGGTAGTGGCCGAAACCATTGTCGGGCTCGCGCAATCGGTCGAAGAATCACCGGAGTTCGACGATCCGGCAGACGCACTCGTCGCATCGACCCGGGCCATCGTCCGCACGGCATACGACGATCCCCCGCTTGCCAGTCTCCTGGTCAAACTTGAGCAAGCCGAAAGCCGGTTCGAGCGGATCATCCGCCCACAGGCCGGCGCGCTACTCGAGCGCGGAGTGGCCCAAGGATGCTTTGTCATCGACGACCTCGAGACCACCCTGACGATGTCGATCGCGGCGGCGTTCGAAGTGATCAGGGGCATCCTGGACGGGCGTTTGGGCGAGCGCGCCGATCTCGTCTGCGCCGAAATGTTACTGCGGATGGCGGGAGTAACGCCGAAACGTGCCGCACGTTATGTGCTTGCAGCCGAACGTATTTCGTAA
- a CDS encoding NAD(P)/FAD-dependent oxidoreductase codes for MRTDARTAIVGGGIAGLAAARRIQQAGGTPVVFEAEDRVGGRIKTVRRGGFVYDVGAFIYLGSYAESTQEMLDVGLGPQMHKFNAFGAMPRDGELNFLDLSKPLSLVRTPYLSGRAKLKLAKLLFFLARHWKDLNYADASGVAAIDTDTVTSYSRRELSEEILDYVAAVVVRGPWLSDPSYASVGQLLWTMKNFFKPYFYGLDDGMDALPRAIAARLNDVRLATPVTNVADAGDRVEVTFLQDGREVTEEFANAVVTTTTGRALEIYPQISGFAREYYENTDYICSVNCHIALSGRPSNPATYIMCSPREQPDLCGVIVDHLKANNRCPDGMGMITMFCRHEWCLDNLDSPDEKVIDAVLGFVKPYYGDLSSKVVDYEIGRWRDVVPIMRKGRFHAVDRFMREIDPAARVQLAGDIGPIPGVNGALVSGQAAGDRIVGQLSAARKVPA; via the coding sequence GTGAGGACAGACGCGAGGACCGCCATCGTCGGCGGTGGCATCGCCGGGCTTGCCGCGGCACGACGGATACAACAAGCCGGCGGGACGCCAGTGGTGTTCGAAGCCGAGGACCGGGTCGGAGGGCGAATCAAGACAGTCCGGCGGGGCGGATTCGTTTACGACGTCGGGGCGTTCATCTATCTCGGCAGTTACGCCGAGTCGACGCAGGAGATGCTCGATGTCGGTCTCGGTCCCCAGATGCACAAGTTCAACGCCTTCGGGGCGATGCCGCGCGACGGTGAGTTGAACTTCCTCGACCTCAGTAAGCCACTGAGCTTGGTGAGAACGCCCTACCTGTCCGGTCGGGCCAAGCTCAAGCTAGCCAAGCTGTTGTTCTTCTTGGCCAGGCATTGGAAAGACCTGAACTACGCTGACGCTTCGGGTGTTGCCGCCATCGATACCGACACGGTCACCTCGTACAGCCGGCGCGAGCTGAGCGAGGAGATCCTCGATTACGTTGCCGCCGTGGTGGTCCGGGGACCGTGGTTGAGCGATCCCTCGTACGCGTCGGTGGGTCAGCTGTTGTGGACCATGAAGAATTTCTTCAAGCCGTACTTCTACGGGCTTGACGACGGCATGGATGCGTTGCCGCGGGCGATCGCCGCTCGGCTGAATGACGTTCGGCTGGCGACCCCCGTCACCAACGTTGCGGATGCGGGAGATCGCGTCGAGGTCACCTTCTTGCAAGACGGTCGCGAGGTCACCGAGGAGTTCGCCAACGCCGTCGTGACGACGACAACAGGCAGGGCACTCGAGATATATCCACAGATTTCGGGATTCGCCCGCGAGTACTACGAGAACACCGACTACATCTGCAGCGTCAACTGCCACATCGCCTTGTCGGGGCGACCGTCGAATCCCGCGACATACATCATGTGCTCGCCGCGCGAACAACCCGACCTGTGTGGCGTGATCGTGGATCACCTCAAGGCCAACAACCGATGCCCCGACGGCATGGGGATGATTACGATGTTCTGCCGCCATGAGTGGTGCCTGGACAATCTGGACAGCCCCGACGAGAAGGTCATCGACGCCGTATTGGGTTTCGTCAAGCCCTATTACGGCGATCTGAGTTCCAAAGTCGTCGACTATGAGATCGGGCGCTGGCGCGACGTCGTGCCGATCATGCGCAAGGGCCGCTTCCACGCTGTCGACCGCTTCATGCGCGAGATCGACCCCGCCGCGCGGGTGCAGCTGGCCGGCGATATCGGACCGATCCCAGGCGTCAACGGCGCCTTGGTATCTGGACAAGCCGCAGGGGACCGGATCGTCGGCCAGCTCTCCGCGGCCAGAAAGGTCCCAGCATGA
- a CDS encoding spirocyclase AveC family protein: MTAAPPAAAKRRPIAVGERPVPPVKWWAAFGAVLLAFQAFVLGRWITGPYFKSVDPGPTPMPGWMKGALTFWQIVLPIAGLIVLYWFVVRPWRRERRIGLDGLMVIAFLTLSFHDPLSAYVGHWYTYNAWQVNMGSWLNSVPGALAPGIPDHQVAYPLLIVPGAYVVVFLLVTMMGAAIMRRAQARWPGIPRVGLAAICFAVMVPFDLIFEGVIFMPMGSWEYPGGHVKIFADTYHAYPVNEALTTGAIFTMFACIKYFTNDRGQSLAERGAEQLGGGAVKVTATRMLAVIGLVTLAMTIGYTLPNTWFGAHSTAWNTDIQKRSYLTYTCGEGPGVACPGPDVPLLRNDNRDRGANGPAFGRNYPPQVAYDRGQ, encoded by the coding sequence ATGACGGCCGCCCCGCCCGCGGCGGCCAAACGCCGCCCGATCGCAGTCGGCGAGCGACCGGTTCCGCCGGTCAAGTGGTGGGCCGCCTTCGGCGCGGTGCTGCTCGCATTTCAGGCCTTCGTGTTGGGCCGGTGGATCACGGGGCCGTATTTCAAGTCGGTCGATCCCGGCCCCACTCCGATGCCCGGATGGATGAAGGGTGCCCTGACGTTCTGGCAGATCGTCTTGCCCATCGCCGGACTGATCGTCCTGTACTGGTTCGTGGTACGGCCCTGGCGGCGCGAACGGCGGATCGGACTCGACGGACTGATGGTCATCGCGTTTCTGACGCTGTCGTTCCACGACCCACTCAGCGCCTATGTCGGCCACTGGTACACCTACAACGCGTGGCAAGTGAACATGGGTTCGTGGCTCAACAGCGTGCCCGGAGCCCTGGCGCCCGGGATACCGGACCACCAGGTCGCTTATCCGCTGCTCATCGTGCCGGGCGCATACGTCGTGGTGTTTTTGTTGGTGACGATGATGGGCGCGGCGATCATGCGCCGGGCACAGGCGCGTTGGCCTGGCATTCCCCGAGTTGGGCTGGCCGCAATCTGTTTTGCGGTCATGGTGCCATTCGACTTGATCTTCGAGGGTGTCATCTTCATGCCAATGGGCTCGTGGGAGTACCCGGGTGGGCATGTCAAGATCTTCGCCGATACCTACCACGCGTATCCGGTCAACGAGGCGCTGACCACCGGCGCGATTTTCACGATGTTCGCCTGCATCAAGTACTTCACCAACGATCGGGGGCAATCGCTGGCTGAGCGGGGCGCCGAACAGCTCGGCGGCGGAGCGGTAAAGGTCACGGCCACAAGGATGCTGGCGGTCATCGGGCTGGTGACATTGGCGATGACGATCGGATACACGTTGCCGAACACCTGGTTTGGGGCGCACTCCACTGCGTGGAACACCGACATTCAGAAGCGGTCCTACCTGACCTACACGTGTGGTGAGGGCCCGGGCGTTGCCTGTCCGGGACCCGATGTGCCGTTGTTGCGCAACGATAACCGGGATCGGGGGGCCAATGGCCCGGCGTTCGGCCGCAACTATCCACCGCAGGTTGCGTACGACCGAGGCCAGTGA
- a CDS encoding spirocyclase AveC family protein, translated as MTLQVTMIPAMVGLLWWFVIRPWRRERTVTVDGALTLAFCTLFFQDPLSNYFGPWITYNSWSFNRGSWVNSVPGWLSFGAPGATVVEPPMTIIGLYVVIMTVAVRIGVATLRRVSGRWPQIGKVGLALICYCVMFVFDVLFEGVTFMPLGVWTYVGGHFSIFADTYHAFPLHEAFLVGFLLTAYTFLRYYLDDRGRTIVERGSERVKASPAWHGVIRALSILGAVNMIFLGIYVLPHLFVGAHSREWNQDTQRRSYFLDGLCGGDTGRACPGPAVPLVRNDNSGNGGGSAYVGTDGKLHVPTGTVLPSQVPLNVGTGQGHLGSS; from the coding sequence ATGACCTTGCAGGTCACCATGATTCCCGCGATGGTCGGACTGTTGTGGTGGTTCGTGATTCGGCCGTGGCGGCGCGAACGAACCGTCACTGTCGACGGGGCGCTGACGCTGGCCTTTTGCACCTTGTTCTTCCAAGATCCGCTGTCCAACTACTTCGGCCCTTGGATCACCTACAATTCCTGGTCATTCAACCGAGGATCGTGGGTCAATAGCGTTCCCGGATGGTTGTCGTTCGGTGCACCGGGTGCGACGGTGGTCGAACCACCGATGACCATCATCGGTCTCTATGTCGTGATCATGACCGTCGCTGTCCGCATTGGCGTGGCGACGCTGCGCCGGGTGTCAGGGCGGTGGCCGCAGATCGGCAAGGTTGGCCTCGCCCTGATCTGCTACTGCGTGATGTTTGTCTTCGACGTCCTATTCGAGGGCGTGACCTTCATGCCGCTAGGCGTGTGGACCTATGTCGGTGGACACTTCAGCATCTTCGCCGACACCTATCATGCGTTTCCCTTGCACGAGGCGTTCCTGGTGGGATTTCTGCTTACGGCCTACACGTTCCTGCGCTATTACCTCGACGACCGCGGCCGAACGATCGTCGAACGCGGCTCCGAACGTGTGAAAGCGTCGCCGGCGTGGCACGGGGTCATCCGGGCCTTGTCGATCCTCGGCGCCGTGAACATGATCTTCCTTGGCATCTACGTCCTGCCGCATCTGTTCGTTGGTGCGCACAGCCGCGAGTGGAACCAGGACACCCAGCGGCGCTCCTACTTCCTCGACGGTCTCTGTGGGGGCGACACCGGCCGCGCCTGCCCGGGACCCGCTGTGCCGCTGGTACGAAACGACAATTCCGGCAATGGCGGCGGGTCTGCCTACGTCGGTACGGACGGCAAGCTGCACGTCCCGACCGGAACCGTTCTGCCGTCTCAGGTCCCGTTGAACGTGGGCACCGGCCAGGGCCACCTGGGCTCGAGCTAG
- a CDS encoding acyl-CoA dehydrogenase family protein: protein MTLSVEQQDFQQAVRDFCQRECATREQREALLDADEEDQSSVLYQKLAQLGWLGVAIPEEYGGSGGTYVEQTILFEELWRGLAPVKALGPTTTVAGCYKRFGSDQQKREALSAISGGEIMSISISEPGAGSDVAAIACRAESVADGYVLNGQKTWCSYAHRAGRILLVARTSHGEKPHTGLTIFEVPRDTPGIETRRISTLGGREVNDVFFTDCFVPAENVVGEVGRGFPQIMAGLDGERLLGAAVGLGIGQRALDDTIAYVKERKQFGKAIGTFQALRHRIADLATDLECARLLTYEVAQRLERGADPVTTRMTSMAKVKTSEVAKRIALEGMQMMGGYGYATEYDMESHVRHSLVLPIYAGTNEIQREIISGSLGLR, encoded by the coding sequence ATGACGCTTTCCGTCGAACAGCAGGATTTTCAGCAGGCGGTACGCGACTTCTGCCAGCGCGAATGCGCCACCCGCGAACAGCGTGAGGCACTGCTCGACGCCGACGAAGAGGACCAATCATCAGTCCTATATCAGAAGCTCGCGCAACTCGGCTGGCTGGGCGTGGCGATCCCCGAGGAATATGGCGGCTCTGGCGGCACCTACGTAGAGCAGACGATTCTCTTCGAGGAACTTTGGCGAGGGCTTGCTCCGGTCAAGGCGCTGGGCCCGACGACGACAGTTGCGGGGTGCTACAAGCGATTCGGATCGGACCAGCAGAAGCGTGAGGCGCTGTCGGCGATCTCCGGCGGAGAGATCATGTCGATTTCGATCTCCGAACCCGGTGCGGGATCAGACGTCGCCGCGATCGCGTGCCGAGCCGAGTCGGTCGCCGACGGCTATGTGCTCAACGGCCAGAAGACGTGGTGCTCGTATGCACACCGGGCCGGGCGAATCTTATTGGTGGCGCGAACGAGCCACGGCGAGAAACCGCACACCGGTCTGACCATTTTCGAGGTACCTCGCGATACCCCCGGCATTGAGACGCGCCGCATTTCCACCCTGGGGGGTCGTGAAGTCAACGACGTCTTCTTCACCGATTGCTTTGTTCCGGCCGAAAACGTCGTCGGCGAGGTCGGCCGCGGCTTCCCCCAAATCATGGCCGGTCTCGACGGCGAGCGGTTGCTCGGCGCCGCGGTCGGACTTGGCATCGGCCAGCGCGCGCTCGATGACACCATCGCATATGTCAAGGAGCGCAAGCAGTTCGGCAAGGCCATCGGAACGTTTCAGGCGTTGCGTCATCGCATCGCCGATCTTGCCACCGACCTGGAGTGCGCCCGCTTGCTCACCTATGAGGTCGCCCAGCGACTCGAACGCGGCGCCGATCCGGTCACCACGCGGATGACGTCGATGGCCAAGGTCAAGACTTCCGAAGTCGCCAAACGCATCGCGCTCGAGGGCATGCAGATGATGGGCGGCTATGGCTACGCGACCGAATACGACATGGAAAGCCATGTGCGCCACTCGCTCGTGCTGCCGATCTACGCCGGCACCAACGAGATTCAGCGCGAGATCATCAGCGGGTCGCTCGGGCTCCGCTAG